A single genomic interval of Geotrypetes seraphini chromosome 1, aGeoSer1.1, whole genome shotgun sequence harbors:
- the PIGY gene encoding phosphatidylinositol N-acetylglucosaminyltransferase subunit Y: protein MGTFLSLPTLTVLVPLLSLTGLFYSASMDEDFPHGCTSTASLCFYSLLLPVTIPVYVFFHLWTWMGIKLFRHN from the coding sequence ATGGGCACGTTTCTGTCTCTACCTACATTAACTGTGCTTGTCCCATTGCTGTCATTGACGGGTTTATTCTATTCGGCATCCATGGATGAAGATTtcccccatggctgcaccagcACAGCAAGCTTGTGCTTCTATAGCCTCCTCctccccgtcaccatccccgttTATGTCTTTTTCCACCTATGGACCTGGATGGGGATTAAACTCTTCAGGCATAATTAG
- the PYURF gene encoding protein preY, mitochondrial, with protein MLGLAACRIGAAATRGLLHTAPRRAAADPPDPANSKKRFNPELLQFLVCPLSHKPLRYEESTNELINEELGIAYPIIDGMPNMIPQDARMIQKEKKQEESEENQH; from the exons ATGCTGGGGCTCGCTGCCTGCAGgataggagccgctgccacgcGGGGTTTGCTGCACACCGCGCCCCGCAGAGCCGCCGCTGATCCCCCAGACCCTGCCAACAGCAAGAAACGCTTTAATCCCGAGCTGCTGCAATTTCTTGTCTGCCCGCTCTCCCACAAACCTCTCAG GTATGAAGAGTCCACCAATGAGCTAATTAACGAAGAGCTGGGAATAGCGTACCCCATCATTGACGGGATGCCTAACATGATACCGCAGGATGCACGAATGATCCAGAAAGAGAAGAAGCAAGAGGAGTCAGAGGAGAACCAGCATTAA